One region of Thiorhodovibrio frisius genomic DNA includes:
- a CDS encoding PglZ domain-containing protein, with amino-acid sequence MSITEFISQEVLLPRLAKHQVLAVYDPERRYRDLCLALASEQREVVDASESSIDSRLAALNALGRLGNQEIHELLVYVPTPKPLNEEDQQHDPFALYAACGAVFPEGDGDDYQALCLKAKPDDATQVRAVFAENANPSFAVIDAIGAGGLGWPNLRALLNRESSRDILFDLLAPSPKQQTRLKDNEAWVKEARDLLKSSFGLRLKTKGKTWSSIADEFWRFLLFSEFAFDLPESLPAALEGVPRASDASRLLVEDLCDRLRSDLRTQARYIEQAERVEQELDLAQLCAQLCAQPTDLGTRDTFAFEERAFLRQAMAALLADDSDQARAILAQHRGSVWTGKGESQAQWDLLQATATLVDTCADLDRVLGDHSAGLETLVDFYVRQLREMDRLHREFEQAVSGYAWQDAEGLMQPVIDQGRQVYGQLASLVQQRFTQHLQHTGWPLTGRLSNTEVFDTLVAPPLQQSGQRVAYLLIDALRYELGVALERQLAEDGQVELRAAMAPLPSITPVGMASLLPAAQAGLRLVKTDGEITPTLHDQAVTTVTQRMDVIRKRYGQRFQQGRLDDFVLKKLKLDPDADLLVLRSVEIDSQFENHPDSAPGELTNALKRIRVAVTMLKAQGFREVIIATDHGFFMNTHAGPGDSCTKPVGDWLCVHDRCLLGQGAEDRHHFNLPTEKLGVRGDFARLAGPLSLAAYRSGLTYFHGGASLQELVVPVIRLQLTAADQPKLQQAKVALSYKQGMSRHITTRVPVFEVAVESQDLFSEDGEFEILLEAQDKKGNVVGEAKPGGLVDPASGTITLKPGDQVKITLKMSMEYEGKFKVLALNPNTMGLFAQLDLETDYTV; translated from the coding sequence ATGTCCATTACTGAATTCATCAGCCAGGAAGTCCTGCTCCCCCGACTGGCCAAGCACCAGGTGCTGGCTGTCTATGACCCTGAGCGTCGCTACCGGGATCTCTGTCTGGCCCTGGCAAGCGAACAGCGCGAAGTGGTGGATGCCTCTGAATCCAGCATCGACAGCCGTCTTGCGGCGCTGAACGCGCTCGGACGGCTCGGCAACCAAGAGATCCACGAACTGCTGGTCTATGTGCCCACTCCCAAGCCCCTGAACGAGGAAGACCAGCAACACGACCCCTTTGCCCTCTACGCTGCCTGTGGCGCGGTCTTTCCAGAAGGCGATGGCGATGATTACCAGGCGCTCTGCCTCAAGGCCAAGCCGGATGATGCCACTCAGGTGCGGGCGGTCTTTGCCGAGAATGCCAACCCGAGCTTCGCGGTCATTGATGCCATCGGCGCCGGTGGCCTGGGCTGGCCCAATCTCCGTGCCCTGCTCAATCGGGAATCGAGCCGCGACATCCTGTTCGACCTGTTGGCGCCGAGTCCAAAACAGCAAACCCGGCTCAAGGACAATGAGGCTTGGGTGAAGGAGGCGCGTGACCTGCTCAAGAGCAGTTTTGGCTTGCGCCTCAAGACCAAGGGCAAGACCTGGTCGAGTATCGCCGATGAGTTCTGGCGCTTTCTGTTGTTCAGCGAATTCGCGTTCGATCTGCCGGAGTCCTTGCCCGCCGCATTGGAAGGCGTGCCTCGGGCAAGCGATGCGTCGCGCCTGCTGGTCGAGGATCTCTGTGATCGGCTGCGCAGCGACCTGCGCACCCAAGCCCGCTACATCGAACAGGCCGAGCGCGTCGAGCAGGAACTCGACCTGGCTCAGCTCTGCGCCCAACTCTGCGCCCAGCCGACCGATCTTGGCACGCGCGACACCTTTGCCTTTGAAGAACGCGCCTTTCTGCGCCAAGCCATGGCCGCCTTGCTCGCGGACGACAGTGACCAGGCGCGCGCCATTTTGGCCCAGCACCGGGGGTCGGTCTGGACGGGCAAGGGGGAAAGCCAAGCCCAGTGGGATCTCTTGCAGGCGACCGCTACCCTGGTGGACACCTGCGCCGATCTTGATCGGGTGCTCGGGGATCACAGCGCGGGGCTGGAGACGCTGGTGGATTTTTATGTGCGCCAGTTGCGGGAGATGGATCGTTTACATCGGGAGTTTGAGCAAGCCGTCAGCGGCTACGCCTGGCAAGACGCGGAGGGACTGATGCAGCCGGTGATCGATCAGGGGCGCCAGGTCTATGGCCAACTGGCAAGCCTGGTGCAGCAGCGCTTTACCCAGCATCTGCAACACACCGGCTGGCCCTTGACCGGCCGACTCAGCAACACGGAGGTCTTCGATACCCTGGTCGCGCCGCCGCTCCAGCAGAGTGGCCAGCGAGTGGCCTATCTCCTGATTGATGCGCTGCGCTACGAACTCGGCGTGGCACTGGAGCGCCAGTTGGCAGAAGACGGCCAGGTGGAGTTGCGCGCCGCCATGGCACCACTGCCCAGTATCACCCCGGTCGGCATGGCGAGCCTGTTGCCCGCCGCGCAAGCCGGCTTGCGGCTGGTGAAGACCGATGGCGAGATCACGCCCACGCTCCATGACCAGGCGGTGACCACTGTGACTCAGCGCATGGACGTGATCCGCAAGCGCTATGGGCAACGCTTTCAACAGGGGCGGCTCGATGATTTCGTGCTGAAGAAACTCAAACTTGACCCGGATGCCGATCTGTTGGTGCTGCGCTCGGTCGAGATCGACAGTCAGTTCGAAAACCATCCGGACAGCGCGCCGGGCGAATTGACCAATGCGCTCAAGCGCATCCGCGTTGCCGTCACCATGCTCAAGGCACAGGGATTCCGCGAGGTCATCATCGCCACGGACCATGGCTTTTTCATGAACACCCATGCCGGCCCCGGCGATTCCTGCACCAAGCCGGTCGGTGATTGGCTCTGCGTGCATGATCGTTGCCTGCTCGGTCAGGGCGCGGAAGACCGCCACCATTTTAATCTGCCGACCGAGAAGCTCGGCGTGCGCGGCGATTTCGCCCGCTTGGCCGGCCCCTTGAGCCTGGCGGCGTATCGCAGCGGGCTGACCTACTTTCATGGCGGGGCGTCCCTGCAAGAATTGGTGGTTCCGGTCATCCGCCTGCAATTGACCGCCGCCGATCAACCGAAGTTACAGCAGGCCAAGGTGGCCCTCAGTTACAAGCAGGGGATGAGCCGGCACATCACCACACGGGTGCCCGTCTTTGAGGTGGCGGTGGAATCCCAGGATCTGTTCTCCGAAGATGGCGAGTTTGAAATCCTGCTCGAAGCCCAGGACAAAAAGGGCAATGTGGTGGGTGAGGCCAAACCGGGTGGCCTGGTCGATCCCGCTTCGGGCACCATCACCCTGAAACCGGGCGATCAGGTGAAAATCACCCTCAAGATGAGCATGGAGTACGAGGGTAAGTTCAAGGTGCTGGCGTTAAATCCCAATACCATGGGCCTCTTCGCGCAATTGGATCTGGAAACGGATTACACGGTTTAA
- the brxL gene encoding BREX system Lon protease-like protein BrxL, which yields MDALDTKLTGVFDGKVVRKDLLHRIKKGTNVPTFVLEFLLARFCASDDDDEIQAGLEAVLDTLQDNYVRPNEANMAQSKVATKGKYRFIDKVHVNYVEKDKRHWAALENFDSRRVAIGEKFYRDNDRLLQGGLWAEIAIAYNEIEDDDYTFYIEDLRPIQLSRFDYAAYCEGRSQFSREEWLDVILRSMGLEPAKLTHRVKLHFIARLLPLVEPNYNFIELGPRGTGKSYFFSEFSPYSTLISGGQATKATLFYNNQRKKIGLVGFWDTVAFDEVGGIKIKDPDTIQIMKDFMANGRFSRGVEVIADASMAFVGNLDLSVSQIVNSEVYDLFQPLPKEFDLAIMDRFAAYLPGWEMPKNSSEFLTGNYGFITDYLAEAFHHQLKHTNRYEEVSQRIKLGQAVEGRDEKGIKKTVAALLKILHPSGPPDDDEFDEYVAYATECRRRVKEQMNKRKSDDEFALINLSFINSKGQDTIVFCPESKSAIATQEPARKNIHHPTGESDQKSARPSVPSVKTEAETPAPESSCADLQEAIEPIIPVLKEQHFTIQYGATGFSYESLMSPYLVNAKAVLIEDPYIRANHQIQNFVRFCETLVKQATIRKITLVTSYDDKTDLKEMASRLDELKQSLLEMDIQLEIKVNENLHDREIRIDNGWIIKIGRGLDFYQKPDSWYGIGSTDLSLRRCLETKVDIYQG from the coding sequence ATGGATGCACTTGACACGAAATTGACCGGTGTCTTTGACGGCAAGGTGGTGCGCAAAGATCTGCTCCACCGCATTAAGAAAGGCACCAATGTCCCGACCTTCGTGCTGGAGTTTTTGCTGGCGCGCTTCTGTGCCAGTGATGACGATGACGAGATCCAGGCCGGTCTGGAGGCGGTGCTCGACACCTTGCAGGACAATTATGTGCGTCCCAACGAGGCCAATATGGCGCAATCGAAGGTGGCCACCAAGGGGAAATACCGGTTCATCGACAAGGTGCATGTCAACTATGTGGAGAAGGATAAACGCCACTGGGCAGCGCTGGAAAATTTCGACTCGCGCCGGGTGGCCATTGGAGAGAAGTTTTACCGGGATAACGATCGCCTGCTCCAAGGCGGCCTGTGGGCGGAAATCGCCATTGCCTACAACGAAATTGAAGACGACGATTACACCTTTTATATCGAAGACCTGCGCCCCATTCAACTAAGCCGCTTTGACTATGCCGCCTATTGCGAGGGCCGCAGTCAGTTCAGTCGAGAGGAATGGCTGGATGTCATCCTGCGCTCCATGGGTCTGGAACCCGCCAAACTGACGCACCGGGTCAAGCTGCATTTCATCGCCCGCCTGCTGCCCCTGGTCGAGCCCAACTACAACTTTATTGAACTGGGGCCACGGGGAACCGGCAAGTCGTATTTCTTTAGTGAATTTTCCCCTTATTCCACCCTGATCAGTGGCGGCCAGGCGACCAAGGCGACGCTCTTCTATAACAACCAGCGCAAGAAGATCGGCCTGGTGGGCTTCTGGGACACGGTGGCCTTTGATGAGGTGGGCGGCATCAAGATCAAAGACCCCGACACCATTCAGATCATGAAGGACTTCATGGCCAATGGCCGCTTCTCACGCGGCGTCGAGGTCATCGCCGATGCCTCCATGGCCTTTGTCGGCAATCTCGATCTGTCCGTGTCGCAGATCGTCAATTCCGAGGTCTACGATCTGTTTCAACCGCTGCCCAAGGAATTCGACCTGGCGATCATGGACCGCTTCGCCGCTTACTTGCCCGGCTGGGAAATGCCCAAGAACAGCAGCGAATTTCTCACCGGCAATTACGGCTTCATCACCGATTACCTGGCGGAAGCCTTCCATCACCAGTTAAAGCATACCAACCGCTATGAGGAAGTCAGCCAGCGGATCAAACTCGGCCAAGCCGTTGAAGGCCGTGATGAGAAGGGCATCAAGAAGACCGTCGCGGCCTTGCTCAAGATATTGCATCCGTCTGGCCCACCCGATGATGACGAATTCGATGAATACGTCGCTTATGCGACTGAATGCCGGCGGCGCGTCAAGGAGCAGATGAACAAGCGCAAGTCAGACGATGAATTTGCGCTGATCAATTTATCCTTCATCAACAGCAAGGGACAAGACACCATTGTCTTCTGCCCGGAATCCAAATCAGCGATCGCAACCCAGGAACCCGCGCGGAAGAACATTCATCATCCAACGGGTGAGAGTGATCAAAAAAGCGCACGACCATCGGTGCCTTCAGTGAAAACAGAAGCGGAAACACCGGCCCCGGAATCATCGTGTGCCGATTTGCAGGAAGCGATTGAACCCATCATCCCCGTCCTTAAAGAACAGCATTTCACCATCCAGTACGGCGCGACAGGTTTCAGCTACGAATCGCTCATGAGTCCCTATTTGGTTAATGCGAAAGCCGTCCTGATCGAAGATCCCTATATCCGCGCCAATCACCAGATCCAAAATTTCGTTCGCTTCTGCGAGACCCTTGTCAAGCAAGCGACCATCAGAAAAATCACCTTGGTCACGTCCTATGATGACAAAACAGACCTGAAAGAAATGGCAAGCCGGCTCGATGAACTCAAACAAAGCCTGTTGGAAATGGATATTCAACTTGAAATTAAAGTCAACGAGAATTTACATGATCGAGAAATCCGCATCGACAATGGCTGGATCATCAAGATTGGCCGAGGCTTGGATTTCTACCAAAAGCCAGATAGCTGGTATGGCATTGGATCAACCGATTTAAGCTTAAGACGATGCCTGGAAACAAAAGTCGACATCTACCAAGGATAA
- a CDS encoding ClcB-like voltage-gated chloride channel protein, producing MKGVRYQLWLRLMGLLLGFAFSPAPCSAADQTFGPVRDGETLWEISGRLYADPELTSGPTRDQIMLALLEANPDAFSPSCNLNGVLRVGGLLRVPDLEQAKRIDADSARAEVQRQSQEWAEHRRSGQPILCPDLADESRLASNRAETEAEPPVAGEAERGTDDSEGAGSTVVSDTPMPTSDCPATPAAPANNAGEDAIAPVGARAPAWVMTAVLLALMATAMVRWKHRWELGERPIKASTALGAAAQLPKRAVLLLAAGRTELYLLLLMATLAGFFGALVTVIFREGIRMLEWLVSGQENGLVAAAEALAPWQRLLLPVAGGLLAGLILQQIGGRLKGRSTTDYMEAVAMGDGWISVRHSLVKASSSLITVASGGSIGREGAMVQLAAMVASAMGRISRFPRDRLRLLVAAGAAAGLASAYNAPIAATLFVAEIVLGSIALEYIGPLIIAAVIANTTVHEILGYAPVYQIPAFSLVSDWELALYLVLGILAGHLAPAFLSLLERSHHFFGRLPMPLAGRMALGGLVVGAISVYEPQVWGNGYSVVNAVLRDPWAWQALLTVLVLKIISTAATHGSGAVGGAFTPTIFVGAMLGALFGTLVHTLLPDGTATPNAYAVVGMGAMLAGTTHAPLMSILMVFELTMDYQIVLPLMLAVITAHYTASRYTDIRPMYADSLLPRENPV from the coding sequence TTGAAAGGGGTTCGATACCAGCTCTGGTTGCGGCTGATGGGCCTGCTGCTCGGATTCGCATTCAGCCCGGCCCCATGTTCGGCAGCTGATCAGACCTTCGGGCCGGTGCGAGACGGCGAGACGCTTTGGGAAATTTCAGGCCGCCTCTACGCCGACCCTGAATTGACCAGTGGGCCGACCAGGGATCAGATCATGTTGGCGCTGCTGGAAGCGAATCCAGACGCCTTCTCGCCTTCGTGCAATCTCAATGGCGTCTTGCGCGTTGGCGGGCTTCTTCGCGTCCCCGACCTGGAACAAGCCAAGCGAATCGACGCCGATTCGGCGCGTGCAGAGGTTCAGCGCCAGTCCCAAGAGTGGGCCGAGCATCGGCGCAGCGGTCAACCAATTCTCTGTCCGGACTTAGCCGATGAGAGCCGTCTGGCGAGCAACCGCGCGGAGACCGAGGCTGAACCTCCTGTGGCTGGCGAGGCCGAGCGGGGCACTGATGATTCGGAAGGCGCCGGGTCGACGGTCGTCTCCGACACGCCAATGCCGACGTCTGACTGTCCGGCGACACCCGCTGCGCCTGCGAACAATGCCGGAGAAGACGCCATCGCCCCGGTGGGCGCTCGGGCGCCGGCCTGGGTGATGACGGCAGTATTGCTTGCCCTGATGGCAACTGCCATGGTGCGTTGGAAACATCGTTGGGAACTCGGCGAGCGCCCAATCAAAGCAAGTACCGCCTTGGGCGCTGCCGCACAATTACCCAAGCGCGCGGTGCTCTTACTCGCCGCGGGCCGAACCGAACTCTATTTGTTGTTGTTAATGGCGACCCTGGCCGGGTTCTTCGGTGCCCTGGTGACGGTCATTTTCCGCGAGGGGATTCGGATGCTCGAATGGCTGGTCAGCGGCCAAGAGAACGGCCTGGTCGCGGCAGCCGAGGCGCTGGCACCCTGGCAGCGACTGCTGCTGCCGGTGGCCGGTGGTCTTCTCGCGGGACTGATCTTGCAGCAGATTGGCGGGCGTCTCAAGGGACGTTCGACTACCGACTACATGGAGGCCGTCGCGATGGGGGATGGCTGGATCAGTGTGCGCCATAGTCTGGTGAAGGCCAGTTCATCGCTGATCACCGTCGCCTCCGGCGGCTCCATCGGTCGCGAGGGCGCGATGGTGCAGCTTGCCGCCATGGTCGCCTCGGCGATGGGACGCATCAGCCGCTTCCCACGCGACCGCTTGCGGCTCTTGGTCGCAGCCGGAGCCGCCGCTGGACTCGCCTCGGCCTACAACGCGCCCATTGCCGCCACCCTCTTTGTTGCCGAGATTGTGCTCGGCTCCATCGCCCTGGAGTATATCGGCCCGCTCATCATCGCAGCGGTGATCGCCAACACCACCGTCCACGAGATTCTCGGCTATGCACCCGTCTATCAGATTCCGGCATTTAGCCTGGTGAGTGACTGGGAACTCGCGCTTTACCTCGTCCTTGGCATCCTCGCCGGTCATCTGGCGCCGGCATTCCTGAGCCTGCTGGAGCGCTCGCACCACTTTTTTGGCCGGCTGCCGATGCCCTTGGCGGGGCGTATGGCCTTGGGCGGACTGGTGGTCGGCGCGATCTCGGTCTACGAACCCCAGGTCTGGGGCAATGGCTATAGCGTGGTCAACGCCGTGTTACGCGATCCTTGGGCCTGGCAGGCCTTGCTCACGGTGCTGGTGCTAAAGATCATCTCAACGGCCGCGACCCATGGCTCGGGTGCGGTTGGCGGCGCCTTCACCCCGACCATCTTCGTCGGGGCCATGCTCGGCGCACTCTTCGGCACCCTGGTGCATACTCTGCTGCCCGACGGCACCGCAACCCCGAACGCCTATGCCGTAGTGGGCATGGGCGCCATGCTCGCCGGTACCACGCACGCCCCGCTAATGTCGATCCTGATGGTCTTCGAACTCACCATGGACTATCAGATTGTACTGCCGCTCATGCTGGCGGTGATCACCGCCCATTACACGGCCAGTCGCTATACCGACATCCGGCCAATGTATGCCGATTCCTTGCTACCGCGCGAGAATCCTGTCTGA
- a CDS encoding LTA synthase family protein codes for MSSFSAHRAPLAWVAALSFVVLWYVLAQTTMQLLLQVKPWPSTYARDLSAHLLLGALLFGMARTLPRFMIACATLFTALTLGNALKLSILGGPVAPDDFVAARNMFMLLDGWAFAGAVLMVAAPLVLLGWMMAWRRRSTWINLGLLALGIGLVVSHPAPITQAMDRYFGFSVWDQRANFQMRGLPIHLLQETARNLSRRETPPTREEVGSALAVLNGSIGDNGIQGAVAPVADTGRPQRNLHMIVLESFWDPMVLTASKLSADPIDPAFRALWAETGYSHALAPVFGGYTANTEFEVLCGFPVNRDNVFFEGGLRRDAPCLPKHLADAGYRTLVSHPNSASFWNRINAYRRIGFETYWADKDFELDDMNRSFLSDESLYRQVFERLEPTLSGPTPFFNYVLTYFGHLHYPLNDRRPPVITAAEGHDIVAAYANTMYYKSRELMAFLDTLQQADPDALIVLFGDHPPFLGANFGGYTESGVLASQRGDFTDSMFRTQVETPLVVIDGQRGPLAVGDLPLYQLPALLLALLGDDRPSMMDLATQATDMPSIRPLPGLHLIIDGDQVNACRSGDDAGCQDSTDWLQAIETLRTDIFSGDQHVLLELQAPAASSNDQ; via the coding sequence TTGTCATCCTTCTCTGCCCACCGCGCGCCCCTTGCCTGGGTTGCCGCCCTGTCGTTCGTCGTGCTCTGGTATGTCCTGGCTCAAACGACCATGCAACTGCTGTTGCAGGTCAAGCCCTGGCCCTCGACCTATGCGCGTGACCTGAGCGCGCACCTGCTGCTCGGCGCCTTGCTGTTCGGGATGGCGCGCACCCTGCCGCGCTTCATGATCGCCTGCGCGACCCTGTTCACGGCCCTCACCCTTGGCAACGCCTTGAAGCTCTCAATTCTTGGCGGCCCCGTCGCGCCGGACGATTTCGTCGCTGCGCGCAACATGTTCATGCTGCTCGACGGCTGGGCGTTCGCGGGTGCCGTCCTGATGGTCGCAGCGCCGCTGGTGCTGCTCGGCTGGATGATGGCCTGGCGCCGACGCTCGACCTGGATCAACCTGGGGCTTCTCGCCCTTGGAATCGGGTTGGTGGTGAGTCATCCAGCGCCCATCACCCAGGCCATGGATCGCTATTTCGGCTTCTCGGTGTGGGATCAGCGCGCCAACTTCCAGATGCGCGGCCTGCCTATCCATCTGCTCCAGGAGACCGCGCGCAATCTCTCCCGGCGCGAGACTCCCCCGACGCGCGAGGAGGTTGGCTCAGCCCTGGCCGTGCTCAATGGTTCCATTGGAGATAATGGCATCCAAGGCGCTGTTGCTCCGGTCGCCGACACTGGCCGGCCGCAGCGGAACCTGCACATGATCGTCCTGGAATCCTTCTGGGACCCCATGGTGCTGACCGCCTCCAAGCTGTCCGCCGATCCAATCGATCCGGCCTTCCGCGCGCTCTGGGCAGAGACTGGATATTCGCATGCCCTAGCACCGGTGTTCGGCGGCTACACGGCCAACACAGAATTCGAGGTGCTGTGCGGCTTCCCCGTGAACCGCGACAATGTCTTTTTCGAAGGCGGCCTGCGCCGCGACGCCCCCTGTCTGCCCAAGCATCTGGCGGACGCCGGTTACCGCACCCTGGTCTCGCATCCCAATTCGGCGTCCTTTTGGAATCGGATCAACGCCTATCGGCGGATCGGGTTCGAGACCTATTGGGCCGACAAGGACTTCGAGCTCGACGACATGAATCGCTCATTTCTTAGCGATGAGTCCTTGTACCGTCAGGTGTTTGAGCGCCTGGAGCCGACCTTGAGCGGACCGACGCCGTTCTTCAATTACGTGCTGACCTATTTCGGCCACCTGCATTACCCGCTCAACGATCGCCGACCTCCAGTGATCACCGCCGCAGAAGGCCATGACATTGTTGCGGCCTATGCCAACACCATGTACTACAAGTCGCGGGAGCTCATGGCCTTTCTCGATACGCTGCAACAGGCCGATCCGGACGCGCTGATCGTGCTCTTTGGTGACCATCCGCCCTTTCTTGGCGCCAATTTTGGCGGCTATACTGAATCGGGCGTTCTCGCTAGCCAACGCGGAGACTTCACCGACAGCATGTTTCGCACCCAGGTGGAAACGCCGCTGGTCGTCATTGATGGACAGCGCGGCCCGCTGGCGGTCGGTGATCTACCCTTGTATCAATTACCTGCGCTCCTGCTCGCTCTGCTTGGCGATGACCGTCCCTCCATGATGGATCTCGCGACCCAAGCAACGGATATGCCCAGCATTCGCCCGCTGCCGGGGCTGCATCTCATAATCGACGGCGATCAGGTTAATGCCTGCCGAAGTGGCGATGATGCCGGATGCCAGGACTCAACCGACTGGTTGCAAGCGATCGAGACCCTGAGAACAGACATCTTCAGCGGCGACCAACATGTGCTGCTGGAGTTGCAGGCGCCAGCCGCTAGTTCCAACGACCAATAA
- a CDS encoding PD-(D/E)XK nuclease domain-containing protein, whose translation MTSGFNIGTNISLEPEFSALLGFTHAEMETLFAAFGQDFSAHRSVIDEWYNHYHFHPSRQAPIVNSDMALYYLRALVQRSLPPDELIDHNVRIDYGKLRHLVQVDQQLSDRERLADSARAEPPPRLNGNFSRLRAIIESGEVVAQVQTSFPAEGLLRQDNFISLIYYLGLVSFAGERDGRPLLKIPNRTVRQLMYGYLRDGYQEAGVFSPSSYDIAEKLNRMAYRGEWMPFFDYLAEQIGAQASVRDFLQGEKMIQGFLLAWLNLSPYFRVFSESEQAGGFVDLYLAPFYFKFPDMRHAYLIELKYLSRSEDSPDKRERLLNDARAQLKRYAGDARVRDPLGQAQLHALVLLYSGWELVHREALDLSAP comes from the coding sequence GTGACCAGTGGGTTCAATATCGGGACCAATATCAGTCTGGAGCCGGAATTCAGTGCCTTGCTCGGCTTTACCCACGCCGAGATGGAAACCCTGTTCGCGGCCTTTGGACAGGATTTCTCCGCCCATCGGTCAGTGATTGATGAGTGGTACAACCACTATCATTTTCATCCCTCGCGCCAAGCGCCCATTGTCAACAGCGACATGGCGCTTTATTACCTGCGCGCGCTGGTGCAGCGCAGTTTGCCACCCGATGAGCTAATCGACCACAACGTGCGCATCGACTACGGCAAGCTGCGCCATCTGGTGCAGGTTGATCAGCAGCTGAGTGATCGGGAACGGCTGGCGGATTCCGCTCGGGCCGAACCGCCGCCGCGACTGAACGGCAATTTTTCGCGCCTGCGCGCCATTATCGAATCCGGCGAGGTGGTCGCGCAGGTACAGACCAGCTTCCCGGCCGAGGGCTTGTTGCGGCAGGACAATTTCATCTCCCTGATCTATTACCTGGGACTCGTCAGTTTTGCCGGGGAGCGCGATGGACGACCCTTACTGAAGATCCCGAATCGCACCGTGCGCCAGTTGATGTATGGCTATCTGCGCGACGGCTACCAGGAAGCCGGCGTCTTTTCCCCCAGTTCCTATGACATCGCCGAGAAGCTCAACCGCATGGCCTATCGCGGGGAGTGGATGCCGTTTTTTGATTATCTGGCCGAGCAGATTGGCGCTCAGGCCAGTGTGAGGGATTTTCTGCAAGGCGAGAAAATGATCCAGGGCTTTTTGCTCGCCTGGCTGAATCTGTCGCCGTATTTTCGGGTGTTTTCCGAGTCCGAGCAGGCCGGGGGCTTTGTCGATCTATATCTGGCGCCCTTTTATTTCAAATTCCCCGACATGCGCCATGCCTATCTGATCGAGCTGAAATATCTCAGCCGCTCGGAGGACAGCCCGGACAAGCGCGAGCGCCTGCTCAATGATGCCCGCGCGCAGCTCAAGCGCTACGCTGGGGATGCGCGCGTGCGTGATCCTCTGGGCCAGGCGCAGTTGCATGCGCTGGTGCTGCTCTACAGTGGCTGGGAGCTGGTGCATCGCGAGGCGCTTGACTTGTCGGCCCCCTAA
- a CDS encoding AAA family ATPase, with product MNATSKPWRIPYGVADFIKLRDRGHYFVDKTAYLPLLEQAGEFLFLIRPRRFGKSLLQSVMECYYDAHWVERFDTLFADTWISENPTPEKGQYLTLRFDLSGVRSSPALVEESFEAYTRIILTGFLKRHAARIPASLAQAVLAEATIARRLERLVEELLAVDQKLFLFIDEYDNFANNILVNVGREAYRELTHSSGFFSGLLRAPERNRRAHRQRAGAAVYHRRLADYAR from the coding sequence ATGAACGCAACCAGCAAGCCCTGGCGCATTCCCTATGGCGTGGCGGATTTTATCAAGCTGCGTGATCGCGGGCATTATTTTGTCGATAAGACCGCCTATCTTCCGTTGCTGGAGCAGGCCGGGGAGTTTCTGTTCCTGATTCGACCGCGCCGCTTTGGCAAGAGTCTGTTGCAGTCAGTGATGGAGTGCTACTACGACGCGCACTGGGTGGAGCGTTTCGATACGCTCTTTGCAGACACTTGGATTAGCGAGAATCCAACACCGGAGAAAGGGCAGTATCTGACGCTGCGCTTCGATTTGTCGGGAGTGCGCTCCAGTCCGGCTTTGGTTGAGGAGTCGTTTGAGGCCTATACCCGCATTATCCTGACCGGATTTCTCAAGCGCCATGCCGCGCGGATTCCCGCCTCTCTAGCGCAGGCGGTGTTGGCGGAAGCCACCATTGCCCGGCGCCTGGAACGTCTGGTTGAAGAGCTGCTCGCGGTCGATCAGAAACTCTTTTTGTTCATCGACGAATACGACAACTTCGCCAACAACATCCTGGTTAATGTCGGGCGGGAGGCCTATCGGGAGCTGACCCATAGCAGCGGTTTTTTTTCGGGACTTCTTCGCGCTCCTGAAAGAAACCGCCGGGCGCACCGGCAGCGGGCTGGCGCGGCTGTTTATCACCGGCGTCTCGCCGATTACGCTCGATGA